A window of the Microbacterium sp. LWH13-1.2 genome harbors these coding sequences:
- the nusB gene encoding transcription antitermination factor NusB, whose protein sequence is MSARTKARKRALDILFSADVRGDEVAVTLAAEAQRAASEPAREASWLYAREVVDGIIDHRDEIDEQITTHSRDWKIERMPAVDRALLRIGVWEILFNDAVPTAVAIDEAVELAKEFSTDDSGAFVHGVLARVSRAA, encoded by the coding sequence GTGAGCGCCCGAACGAAGGCGCGCAAGCGCGCACTCGACATCCTGTTCTCAGCTGACGTCCGTGGCGACGAGGTCGCGGTGACTCTGGCCGCCGAGGCGCAGCGCGCAGCGAGCGAGCCTGCCCGCGAGGCCTCCTGGCTGTATGCCCGCGAGGTCGTCGACGGCATCATCGATCACCGCGACGAGATCGACGAGCAGATCACCACGCACAGCCGTGACTGGAAGATCGAGCGCATGCCCGCCGTCGACCGGGCTCTGCTGCGCATCGGCGTCTGGGAGATCCTCTTCAACGACGCGGTCCCCACCGCGGTCGCCATCGATGAGGCGGTCGAACTCGCCAAGGAGTTCTCGACCGACGATTCGGGTGCGTTCGTGCACGGCGTGCTCGCACGCGTCTCTCGCGCAGCCTGA
- the efp gene encoding elongation factor P, whose product MASTADIKNGVVLNIERQLWSVVEFQHVKPGKGGAFVRTKLKNVMSGKVVDKTFNAGAKIEIENVDRRDYTYLYTDGDGYVFMDQTDFDQITVSAATVGDAKNFLLENQQVTIALNNGNPLYIDLPASVILEITYTEPGLQGDRSSAGTKPATLETGYEIQVPLFVETNTKVKVDTRTGDYLGREK is encoded by the coding sequence ATGGCATCTACCGCAGACATCAAGAACGGCGTCGTCCTCAACATCGAGCGCCAGCTCTGGAGCGTCGTCGAGTTCCAGCACGTCAAGCCCGGCAAGGGCGGCGCATTCGTCCGCACCAAGCTCAAGAACGTGATGAGCGGCAAGGTCGTCGACAAGACGTTCAACGCCGGTGCGAAGATCGAGATCGAGAACGTCGACCGTCGTGATTACACCTACCTGTACACCGACGGTGACGGCTACGTGTTCATGGACCAGACCGACTTCGATCAGATCACCGTGAGCGCGGCGACGGTCGGTGACGCGAAGAACTTCCTGCTCGAGAACCAGCAGGTCACGATCGCGCTCAACAACGGCAACCCGCTCTACATCGACCTGCCGGCGTCCGTGATCCTCGAGATCACGTACACCGAGCCGGGTCTGCAGGGCGACCGCTCGTCGGCGGGCACGAAGCCGGCGACGCTCGAGACCGGCTACGAGATCCAGGTCCCGCTGTTCGTCGAGACCAACACCAAGGTCAAGGTCGACACGCGCACGGGCGACTACCTCGGTCGCGAGAAGTAA
- a CDS encoding type II 3-dehydroquinate dehydratase: protein MTRRILLVNGPNLNLLGSREPDVYGTATLADVERLTAEAAAAVGFEVRAVQSNHEGVLIDAIHAARADCAAIIINPGGLTHTSVSLRDALTGVALPFAEVHISDVYSREEFRHHSYLHDVAAVRVIGEGVDGYANAVRQLAALIP from the coding sequence ATGACGCGCCGCATACTCCTCGTCAACGGTCCGAACCTCAACCTGCTCGGCAGCCGTGAACCCGATGTCTACGGCACGGCGACGCTCGCTGATGTGGAGCGCCTGACCGCCGAGGCCGCCGCAGCCGTGGGCTTCGAGGTGCGCGCCGTCCAGAGCAACCACGAGGGTGTGCTGATCGACGCCATCCATGCCGCCCGGGCGGACTGCGCGGCGATCATCATCAATCCCGGGGGCCTCACCCATACCTCTGTGTCGCTGCGGGACGCACTCACCGGCGTCGCACTGCCTTTCGCCGAGGTTCACATCTCCGACGTGTACTCCCGCGAGGAGTTCCGGCATCATTCCTACCTCCACGACGTCGCCGCAGTCCGTGTGATCGGCGAGGGAGTCGACGGGTATGCGAACGCTGTGCGGCAGCTCGCAGCGCTCATCCCGTAG